A portion of the Faecalibacterium sp. I3-3-89 genome contains these proteins:
- a CDS encoding uridine kinase family protein translates to MHLVSPEELSGLITARLKQQPTVLVALDGRCGSGKTTLAAQLAERFPQSITLHTDDFYLPPPQRVTGWERIPCANMHLERLRAEAVAPARAGRAVCYKAYSCREGAYLPPRVLGPAPLVIVEGSYSHHPSLAPYYDIKVFVTCSAEEQMRRLRAREGKRYLNFVQRWIPLEEEYFTDYAIERNAEMTVVTG, encoded by the coding sequence ATGCATCTTGTGTCCCCCGAAGAGCTGTCCGGTCTGATCACGGCCCGGCTCAAGCAGCAGCCCACCGTCCTCGTGGCGCTGGATGGCCGGTGCGGCAGCGGCAAAACAACGCTGGCCGCACAGCTGGCCGAGCGCTTTCCCCAGAGCATCACCCTCCACACCGACGACTTTTATCTCCCGCCGCCCCAGCGGGTCACAGGCTGGGAGCGCATTCCCTGCGCCAATATGCACCTCGAGCGGCTGCGGGCCGAGGCCGTCGCGCCCGCACGGGCCGGGCGGGCCGTGTGTTACAAGGCCTACTCCTGCCGGGAGGGTGCCTATCTGCCGCCCCGGGTGCTCGGGCCTGCGCCGCTGGTCATCGTAGAGGGCAGCTACAGCCATCACCCCAGCCTTGCGCCCTACTATGATATAAAAGTATTCGTCACCTGCTCGGCGGAAGAACAGATGCGGCGGCTTCGTGCCCGGGAGGGGAAGCGGTATCTGAATTTCGTGCAGCGGTGGATCCCGCTGGAAGAGGAATATTTTACGGACTATGCCATTGAACGAAACGCGGAGATGACGGTCGTTACAGGGTAA
- a CDS encoding DUF3793 family protein translates to MERNFETVMIEQCAPVLAGLKPAGLFRYETRDCADLARRVRSWNEQLDEKGLCVRVLKGCMRTHQYLVYVYRESRLRVLLAQPQVRDFLRGEGYDLPQQPDDDAPLLRQLSRRLCCEADFPHEIGVFLGYPLPDVVGFIENEGRNFTCCGCWKAYGDPAAARQHFAQLNKCTAVYLRLFHSGTPIQRLAVAA, encoded by the coding sequence ATGGAACGCAACTTTGAGACTGTGATGATCGAGCAATGCGCCCCGGTGCTGGCTGGCCTGAAGCCTGCGGGACTCTTCCGCTATGAGACCAGAGACTGCGCAGACCTTGCCCGCCGCGTCCGCAGCTGGAATGAGCAGCTGGACGAAAAAGGCCTCTGCGTCCGCGTCCTCAAGGGCTGTATGCGGACGCACCAGTATCTCGTGTACGTCTACCGTGAGAGCAGGCTGCGCGTCCTGCTGGCCCAGCCGCAGGTGCGGGACTTCCTGCGCGGCGAGGGGTACGACCTTCCCCAGCAGCCGGATGACGATGCGCCGTTGCTGCGGCAGCTGTCCCGGAGGCTCTGCTGTGAGGCTGATTTTCCCCATGAGATCGGCGTATTTCTGGGCTACCCCCTCCCCGATGTGGTGGGCTTTATCGAAAATGAGGGCCGCAACTTCACCTGCTGCGGCTGCTGGAAAGCCTACGGCGACCCTGCCGCTGCCCGGCAGCACTTCGCCCAGCTGAACAAGTGCACGGCGGTGTATCTCCGCCTGTTCCACAGCGGCACCCCCATCCAGCGTCTGGCCGTCGCAGCCTGA
- a CDS encoding FeoA family protein — translation MKTLKDVKVGETATVARLHGEGPVKRRIMDMGITKGVEIYVRKVAPLGDPMELTVRNYELSVRKADAEMIEVV, via the coding sequence ATGAAGACTCTGAAAGACGTTAAGGTCGGCGAGACTGCCACCGTGGCGCGCCTGCACGGCGAAGGCCCGGTGAAGCGCCGCATCATGGACATGGGCATCACCAAGGGCGTTGAAATTTATGTCCGCAAGGTCGCCCCTCTGGGCGACCCGATGGAGCTGACCGTGCGCAACTACGAACTGAGCGTGCGCAAGGCCGACGCTGAAATGATCGAAGTCGTTTGA
- a CDS encoding FeoA family protein codes for MMPLTMAKAGETVTIRKITGKDEVRLHLAELGFVVDSQVTIVNEIAGNLIVQVKESRLALDKTMANRIMIG; via the coding sequence ATGATGCCTTTGACTATGGCAAAAGCGGGCGAGACCGTCACCATCCGCAAGATCACCGGGAAGGATGAGGTGCGGTTGCATCTGGCCGAACTGGGTTTCGTAGTGGACAGTCAGGTGACGATCGTCAATGAGATCGCAGGCAACCTCATCGTTCAGGTCAAGGAGAGCCGTCTGGCCCTCGACAAGACGATGGCGAACCGCATTATGATCGGCTGA